A stretch of Ipomoea triloba cultivar NCNSP0323 chromosome 13, ASM357664v1 DNA encodes these proteins:
- the LOC116002567 gene encoding uncharacterized protein DDB_G0283697-like, with translation MGIRRFTQIATSDDEGEAAPPPSRQNSQKRKKMLLGEDYEEEEGEELQNREGEESGGEKRKVSKRKAVEDVEEREPGEEECEDNNRRNRKKKKAVEEVEPETEPSAGEEEEQDEPQEDAKPVGDVVRVSGKGRGRRKHFDAFEYDGFRYDLEDPVLLVPAEPNQKPYVAIIKDISQTSKGSMMVTGQWFYRPEEAESRTGANWPSRDTRELFYSFHRDEVPAESVMHKCVVHFIPLNKQIPNRKQHPGFFVQRVYDTEQMNLFKLTDKDYEDNKQHEIDLLVQKTFSRLGDLPDIVLEDAAAVQEDHFFKSKRLLRKKSIPSLDVSRKDDAPSRNGQFLKAETPGSCVDTASEYFKILSDFNALTGEKHRDKWLEKLLQAIQFMSNPGGRGKDDAKEKGVSDVTDLTSKTSSSNLVNESDENKSNGDTNICWPDTAVPAVVAVEKAAHEALLSDFQKYNQKMRQLSFNFKNNVQLAQRLLNGELEAYQILNMSPNELKEGLTAEEIARRKPDEQELIQMTDARCNRCTEKQVRLLEIIQTGHGDRYQLECGPCGNTWYASRDEVATLTIQEQTARKNVGTEPLVAPKFEDREKLANAHTDEEEGNDILKKTTEVGLDSQKSPDEARPKDNSAANNAE, from the exons ATGGGTATCAGGCGGTTCACACAGATAGCAACAAGCGACGACGAAGGGGAAGCAGCGCCGCCGCCGTCGCGGCAGAATTCTCAGAAGCGCAAAAAAATGCTGCTTGGCGAGGAttacgaagaagaagaaggggagGAGCTGCAGAATCGGGAGGGAGAGGAGAGTGGTGGAGAGAAGCGGAAGGTGAGCAAGAGGAAAGCGGTGGAGGATGTAGAGGAGAGAGAGCCGGGGGAGGAAGAATGCGAAGATAATAACAGGAGgaataggaagaagaaaaaagcgGTGGAAGAGGTGGAGCCGGAAACGGAACCCTCGGCCGGGGAGGAGGAGGAGCAAGATGAGCCGCAGGAGGACGCGAAACCCGTGGGAGATGTCGTTAGGGTTAGTGGCAAAGGCCGAGGACGGAGGAAACACTTCGACGCCTTCGAGTATGATGGATTTCGTTATGATCTA gaAGATCCAGTGCTCTTAGTTCCTGCGGAGCCAAATCAGAAACCTTATGTTGCTATTATTAAG GATATTTCCCAGACCAGCAAAGGGAGCATGATGGTTACTGGACAGTGGTTCTATCGACCTGAGGAGGCAGAAAGTAGAACAGGTGCAAACTGGCCTTCACGTGATACAAGGGAATTGTTTTATAGCTTTCACCGTGATGAGGTTCCTGCAGAGTCTGTCATGCACAAGTGTGTTGTACATTTTATCCCCTTAAACAAACAGATTCCAAATCGCAAGCAACATCCTGGTTTTTTCGTCCAAAGAGTCTATGATACCGAGCAGATGAATCTTTTTAAGTTAACAGATAAGGATTATGAAGATAACAAGCAGCATGAGATTGATCTCCTtgttcagaaaacattttcgcGACTTGGAGATCTTCCTGATATTGTGCTCGAGGATGCTGCAGCTGTACAGGAAGATCATTTTTTTAAGAGTAAACGTCTTTTGAGGAAAAAGAGCATCCCATCTTTGGATGTCTCTAGAAAGGATGATGCACCCAGTAGAAATGGCCAATTTCTAAAGGCAGAAACACCAGGAAGCTGTGTAGACACTGCATCAGAGtatttcaaaatactttcagatTTCAATGCACTTACTGGTGAAAAACACCGTGACAAGTGGTTGGAAAAGCTGCTTCAAGCTATTCAGTTTATGAGTAACCCTGGGGGTAGGGGTAAGGATGATGCTAAAGAAAAAGGTGTTTCTGATGTCACTGATCTTACAAGTAAAACTAGTTCCTCAAACCTTGTAAATGAGTCTGACGAAAACAAGTCAAAT GGAGACACAAATATTTGTTGGCCAGACACTGCTGTTCCTGCAGTAGTTGCTGTTGAGAAAGCTGCACATGAAGCACTTTTGTCTGATTTCCAGAAGTACAACCAAAAGATGCGGCAgttatcttttaattttaag aaCAATGTGCAATTAGCCCAACGGCTTTTAAATGGGGAGTTGGAAGCATATCAAATATTGAACATGTCGCCAAATGAGTTAAAA GAGGGATTGACAGCAGAAGAGATTGCACGCAGAAAGCCTGATGAGCAAGAGCTCATACAg ATGACTGATGCTCGGTGCAACAGATGTACTGAGAAACAAGTGCGTCTCTTAGAAATCATTCAGACGGGACATGGGGACCGTTATCAG CTGGAGTGTGGACCTTGTGGTAATACCTGGTACGCATCAAGAGACGAAGTTGCAACGCTCACTATACAAGAGCAAACCGCCAGAAAAAATGTTGGCACTGAACCATTGGTCGCTCCAAAGTTTGAGGACAGAGAGAAGTTGGCTAATGCCCATACAGACGAGGAAGAAGGCAATGACATTCTTAAGAAAACAACGGAGGTAGGGCTGGATAGTCAGAAATCACCCGACGAAGCTAGACCCAAAGATAACTCTGCTGCTAACAATGCCGAGTGA